One part of the Flavobacterium johnsoniae UW101 genome encodes these proteins:
- a CDS encoding aminopeptidase P N-terminal domain-containing protein: MKQFLFLFVFALTTSLVQSQENLPTDYLTKEFHQGRREAFRNLMPANSAAVVFSYPERVFSKDVNYNYHANPDMYYLTGYKEPDAVLLLFKEPQGTEKYTEVLFVRERNAQKETWTGRRLGIEGAKSKLGFTKVYNGKDFNTFEIDFKKFDKIIYDNIPTDVEASKNIDNLYSLLQSFKTKTGIIAEDKASVDLFNNITNSLREIKTPEELVVMRKTVKLSCIAHNEVMKAVGPDMSENEADGIHAYVHRHYGAEGEGYPPIIGAGGNGCILHYNDNNATKIDNQLLLMDVGSEYHGYSADVTRTIPANGKFTEEQKAIYQIVYEAQEEVFKLCKEGTPIQDLNKRSKEVVAAGLIKLGIITDPKDARIYYPHGCSHFLGLDVHDKGNYMGTLKENMILTVEPGIYIPANSKCDKKWWNIGVRIEDDILMLKDSYENLSADSPRKWQDIEALAKQKSTFNDMKFPKI, encoded by the coding sequence ATGAAACAATTCCTATTTTTGTTTGTATTTGCATTGACCACTTCGCTTGTTCAATCGCAGGAAAACCTTCCAACAGATTATCTCACAAAAGAATTTCATCAAGGACGACGCGAAGCTTTTAGAAACTTAATGCCTGCAAATTCTGCAGCTGTAGTTTTTTCTTATCCTGAAAGAGTCTTCTCTAAAGACGTCAATTACAATTACCATGCAAATCCGGATATGTATTATTTAACCGGTTATAAAGAACCAGATGCTGTTTTATTGCTTTTTAAAGAACCGCAGGGAACCGAAAAATATACCGAAGTTCTTTTTGTAAGAGAGAGAAATGCACAAAAAGAAACCTGGACTGGAAGACGTTTAGGAATTGAAGGCGCAAAATCGAAACTAGGATTTACAAAAGTTTACAATGGTAAAGACTTTAATACTTTTGAAATTGATTTTAAAAAATTTGATAAAATCATTTACGATAATATCCCAACAGATGTTGAGGCAAGCAAGAACATTGACAATTTATATTCATTATTACAATCTTTTAAAACGAAAACCGGAATTATAGCAGAAGATAAAGCTTCTGTAGATTTGTTTAACAATATTACCAATTCGCTTCGTGAAATTAAAACTCCCGAAGAATTAGTAGTAATGCGCAAAACTGTAAAACTTTCCTGTATTGCCCACAACGAAGTAATGAAAGCTGTAGGCCCTGACATGAGCGAAAACGAAGCAGATGGAATTCATGCTTACGTTCATAGACATTATGGTGCCGAAGGCGAAGGTTATCCGCCAATTATAGGCGCCGGAGGAAATGGCTGTATTTTACACTATAATGACAACAACGCCACTAAAATTGACAACCAATTGTTATTAATGGATGTTGGATCAGAATATCACGGTTATTCTGCAGACGTTACCAGAACGATTCCGGCAAACGGAAAATTTACTGAGGAACAAAAAGCAATTTATCAGATAGTTTACGAAGCTCAGGAAGAAGTTTTTAAGCTTTGCAAAGAAGGAACACCAATTCAGGATTTAAACAAAAGGTCTAAGGAAGTTGTAGCTGCAGGATTAATTAAATTAGGAATTATTACAGATCCAAAAGATGCCCGAATTTATTATCCGCACGGTTGTTCTCACTTTCTTGGTTTAGATGTTCATGACAAAGGAAACTATATGGGAACTTTAAAAGAAAACATGATTCTTACTGTTGAACCCGGAATTTATATTCCGGCAAACAGTAAATGCGATAAAAAATGGTGGAACATTGGTGTTCGTATCGAAGATGACATATTAATGCTTAAAGATTCATACGAAAACCTGTCTGCAGATTCTCCAAGAAAATGGCAGGATATCGAAGCTTTGGCTAAACAAAAAAGTACTTTTAATGATATGAAGTTTCCTAAGATATAA
- a CDS encoding quinone oxidoreductase family protein, with product MKALTFSTFGDSDVLEYIEIPNPQLKNDEILVEMKAIGLNFADVYRRKGNYHLKGNPPFIAGYEGAGIVVNANNHSEYKVGDRVAFADAPFANAELVAVNINHVLPLPENISFETAASVLLQGLTAHYLATDSHKTQKGETVLIHAVAGGVGQILTQISKLLGASIIGLTSSAEKAKVGFDQGADHIFLYNDDWKSQVFKVAANGVDVVYDSIGSTLMESFEVTKECGQVVFFGMAGGDPAPVDPRMLMDGSKTLTGGDLWSYLNSKEERIKRAAQLFNWIIEGKIKLSEPTSFKLSEGKLAHDFLESRKSTGKIILIP from the coding sequence ATGAAAGCACTTACCTTCTCTACTTTCGGAGATTCAGATGTTTTAGAATATATCGAAATTCCGAATCCACAATTAAAAAACGATGAAATTTTAGTCGAGATGAAAGCTATCGGACTAAATTTTGCTGACGTTTACAGACGAAAGGGAAATTATCATTTAAAAGGAAATCCGCCTTTTATTGCAGGTTATGAAGGAGCCGGAATCGTAGTTAATGCTAATAATCACTCTGAATATAAAGTTGGCGATCGTGTAGCTTTTGCCGATGCGCCATTTGCCAATGCAGAACTGGTTGCTGTAAATATAAATCACGTTTTACCATTACCTGAAAATATTTCGTTTGAAACTGCTGCTTCTGTCTTACTTCAGGGTTTAACAGCTCATTATCTGGCTACAGACAGCCATAAAACTCAAAAAGGAGAAACTGTTTTAATTCACGCTGTTGCCGGCGGAGTCGGTCAGATTCTAACTCAAATTAGTAAACTTCTTGGCGCATCTATTATTGGTTTAACCTCATCAGCTGAAAAAGCAAAAGTTGGTTTTGACCAAGGTGCAGATCATATTTTTCTTTATAATGACGATTGGAAATCTCAGGTTTTTAAAGTTGCTGCAAATGGTGTCGATGTTGTTTATGATAGTATTGGGAGCACTTTAATGGAAAGTTTCGAAGTCACAAAAGAATGCGGACAAGTCGTTTTCTTCGGAATGGCGGGCGGTGATCCAGCACCTGTAGATCCAAGAATGCTGATGGACGGTTCTAAGACTTTAACCGGAGGCGATTTATGGAGTTATTTAAATTCAAAAGAAGAACGAATTAAACGTGCAGCTCAATTATTTAATTGGATTATCGAAGGAAAGATCAAACTTTCTGAACCAACATCATTTAAATTATCTGAAGGAAAACTGGCACATGATTTCTTGGAAAGCAGAAAAAGTACAGGGAAAATTATTTTAATTCCTTAA
- a CDS encoding DUF6630 family protein: MKNFFSNLFNRNNDPKSIISFDVIDPIYSYLYNQQSSLEFKVKRIKDNVTVNLFYFPGSLDHEEGRAEIKKAGFNNSYEVLNELYKKMNIGILSDEQIKEGLEYDFIHIQFYSEPTSDEKKFFKQSIKNFVIFFCCTNSLEINDFKILYSGTHFFDYTKGLLESELLDFNNPKNESQVIGVKDFKLVLQGISQYLNLEIPESVELPSQENLIETEEVKLETFEEFINLVSRGSIEEKELKKQSKKLFKNYQKDTDEYHDIVEGHFDFFESIDAWNSDWKFDPEDAEYFISKMIGENLNFEYPEETYSHDLFPYIQSALEKRGLELMSYNTNGDNYLFFVANKEDVGRILELSEITKIEIDQL, translated from the coding sequence ATGAAAAACTTCTTTTCTAATTTGTTTAATAGAAACAACGATCCAAAATCGATAATTTCTTTTGATGTTATTGATCCCATATATTCTTATTTGTATAACCAGCAGTCAAGTCTTGAATTTAAAGTAAAGCGCATTAAAGATAATGTTACGGTTAATTTATTTTATTTTCCCGGTTCATTAGATCACGAAGAAGGCAGGGCAGAAATCAAAAAAGCAGGTTTTAATAATTCGTATGAAGTTTTAAATGAGCTTTATAAGAAAATGAATATTGGGATTCTTTCTGATGAGCAGATTAAAGAAGGATTAGAATATGATTTTATACATATTCAGTTTTATTCAGAACCTACTTCTGATGAAAAAAAGTTCTTTAAACAATCCATTAAAAATTTCGTTATCTTTTTTTGCTGTACCAATAGTCTGGAAATAAACGATTTTAAAATTCTGTATTCAGGAACACATTTCTTCGATTATACAAAAGGTCTGCTGGAAAGTGAACTTTTAGATTTTAATAATCCAAAAAATGAAAGTCAGGTAATAGGAGTTAAAGATTTTAAATTGGTTTTACAAGGAATCTCCCAGTATTTAAATCTCGAAATTCCGGAAAGCGTTGAGCTTCCTTCTCAGGAAAATTTAATAGAAACCGAAGAAGTTAAGCTGGAAACTTTTGAAGAGTTTATAAACTTAGTTTCAAGAGGCAGTATTGAAGAAAAAGAACTAAAAAAACAATCCAAAAAGCTTTTCAAAAACTACCAAAAAGACACTGACGAATATCATGATATTGTCGAGGGGCATTTTGATTTTTTCGAAAGTATTGATGCCTGGAACAGCGACTGGAAATTTGACCCCGAAGATGCTGAATATTTTATTTCTAAAATGATTGGTGAAAATCTTAATTTCGAATATCCCGAAGAAACCTACAGCCACGATTTGTTTCCTTACATTCAATCGGCATTAGAAAAACGAGGTTTAGAATTAATGAGCTACAATACAAATGGAGATAATTATTTGTTTTTTGTTGCCAATAAAGAAGATGTTGGCAGGATTTTAGAATTGTCTGAAATTACTAAGATTGAGATTGATCAATTGTAG
- a CDS encoding NAD(P)/FAD-dependent oxidoreductase has protein sequence MPRELLLQVTPEIAANEILLKDYLSKQIKVSAQEIQHVSILKRSIDARQKAIKINLKVLIYLKGEPFQETKIELPIYKDVSSAQEVIVVGAGPAGLFAALQLIELGLKPIVLERGKDVRGRRRDLKAINREHIVNEDSNYCFGEGGAGTYSDGKLYTRSKKRGDVTRILELLVAFGASEDILVEAHPHIGTNKLPKIIEDIRNKIIEFGGEVLFDTRVTDILVKNNEVEGIVTQNGDKIHANKLILATGHSARDIFELLDKKKILIEAKPFALGVRAEHSQELIDSIQYSCDFRGEHLPPAPYSIVKQVNGRGMYSFCMCPGGVIAPCATSPGEVVTNGWSPSKRDQSTANSGIVVELKLEDFKPFAKFGALAGMEFQKSIEQKAWHLAGQTQKVPAQRMVDFTQNKASADIPKTSYVPGTTSVEMGQVFPGFLSQIMREGFREFGKSMRGYLTNEAILHAPESRTSSPVRIPRDPMTLEHLQIKGLYPCGEGAGYAGGIISAAIDGEKCALMIAESLK, from the coding sequence ATGCCAAGAGAACTTTTACTTCAGGTAACACCAGAAATTGCAGCAAACGAAATACTGCTTAAAGACTATTTATCTAAACAAATAAAAGTTTCTGCGCAGGAAATTCAGCATGTTTCAATTTTAAAACGCTCTATTGATGCGCGCCAAAAAGCGATTAAAATCAATTTAAAAGTTCTTATTTATTTAAAAGGTGAACCGTTTCAGGAAACTAAAATAGAACTTCCTATATATAAAGATGTTTCTTCTGCACAAGAAGTTATTGTCGTGGGTGCAGGTCCGGCCGGACTTTTTGCAGCTTTGCAATTAATAGAATTAGGTTTAAAACCAATTGTTCTTGAACGCGGAAAAGACGTTCGAGGTCGTCGTCGCGATCTAAAAGCTATAAACCGTGAACATATCGTTAACGAAGATTCTAATTATTGTTTTGGCGAAGGCGGAGCAGGAACGTATTCTGACGGTAAATTATATACCCGTTCTAAGAAACGCGGCGATGTCACTAGAATTTTAGAACTTTTGGTAGCTTTTGGAGCTTCAGAAGATATTTTAGTAGAAGCACATCCACACATCGGAACCAATAAACTTCCAAAAATTATCGAAGATATTCGAAACAAAATAATCGAATTTGGCGGTGAGGTTTTATTTGATACCAGAGTTACAGATATTTTGGTAAAGAATAATGAAGTTGAGGGAATCGTTACTCAAAATGGAGATAAAATCCATGCGAATAAATTGATTTTGGCAACAGGACATTCGGCGCGTGATATTTTTGAATTACTGGATAAAAAGAAAATTTTAATAGAAGCAAAACCTTTTGCTTTAGGCGTTCGTGCCGAACATTCTCAGGAATTAATAGACAGCATTCAATACAGTTGCGATTTCCGTGGGGAGCATCTGCCTCCGGCGCCATATTCTATTGTAAAGCAGGTAAACGGACGCGGTATGTATTCGTTTTGTATGTGTCCGGGAGGTGTAATTGCACCTTGTGCTACAAGTCCCGGCGAAGTAGTTACAAACGGCTGGTCGCCATCAAAACGTGATCAGAGTACTGCAAACTCTGGAATTGTTGTTGAATTAAAATTAGAAGATTTTAAACCTTTTGCCAAATTTGGAGCTTTAGCCGGAATGGAATTTCAAAAAAGCATCGAACAAAAAGCATGGCATTTGGCAGGGCAGACTCAAAAAGTTCCGGCACAAAGAATGGTCGATTTTACTCAAAATAAAGCTTCTGCTGATATTCCTAAAACCTCTTATGTTCCGGGAACTACTTCGGTAGAAATGGGGCAGGTTTTTCCGGGATTTTTATCACAGATTATGCGCGAAGGTTTTAGAGAATTTGGGAAATCAATGCGTGGTTATTTAACTAACGAGGCTATTTTGCATGCGCCTGAAAGCCGAACTTCATCACCAGTCAGAATTCCAAGAGATCCAATGACTTTAGAACATTTGCAGATAAAAGGTTTGTATCCTTGTGGAGAAGGAGCAGGTTATGCGGGCGGCATTATTTCGGCAGCAATTGACGGTGAAAAATGTGCTTTGATGATTGCTGAATCATTGAAATAA
- the recQ gene encoding DNA helicase RecQ — translation MNSNEIEIHKELKKYFGFSQFKGLQEQVITSILGKTNTFVIMPTGGGKSLCYQLPALIQDGTAIVVSPLIALMKNQVDAIRSLSSENGIAHVLNSSLTKTEIAQVKKDISSGLTKLLYVAPESLTKEEYVAFLQSVPISFVAIDEAHCISEWGHDFRPEYRNLRTIIKQLGKVPIIGLTATATPKVQEDILKNLDMSDANTFKASFNRPNLYYEVRTKTKSIESDIIRFIKQHKGKSGIIYCLSRKKVESIAEVLQVNGISAVPYHAGLDAKTRAKHQDMFLMEDVDVVVATIAFGMGIDKPDVRFVIHHDIPKSLESYYQETGRAGRDGGEGHCLAYYSYKDVEKLEKFMSGKPVAEQEIGFALLQEVVAYAETSMSRRKFLLHYFGEEFDSETGEGADMDDNVRNPKNKIEAKEQVVKLLEIVRDTKHIYKSKEIVFTLIGRINAVIKAHKTDTQSYFGSGSDHDEKYWMALLRQVLVTGYLSKDIETYGVIKITQEGLDFIKKPVSFMMSEDHEYTEADDETIVTGGKSSGTADEVLTGMLRELRKKVAKKLGVPPFVVFQDPSLEDMALKYPITLQELYNIHGVGEGKAKKYGSEFVALISRYVEDNDIIRPDDLVVKSTGVNSANKLYIIQNIDRKLPLSDIASAKGLTMDALIKEMEQIVYSGTKLNIKYWLDDILDDDQQEEIHDYFMESESDKIEDALKEFDGDYDIDELRLMRIKFISEVAN, via the coding sequence ATGAATTCAAACGAAATTGAAATACACAAGGAATTAAAGAAGTATTTCGGCTTTAGCCAATTTAAAGGCTTGCAGGAGCAAGTCATTACGAGTATTTTAGGTAAAACGAATACTTTCGTAATTATGCCTACGGGCGGCGGTAAGTCTCTTTGTTATCAATTGCCCGCTTTAATTCAGGACGGAACAGCTATTGTTGTTTCTCCTTTGATTGCTTTGATGAAAAACCAGGTCGATGCAATTCGAAGCCTTTCTTCAGAAAACGGAATTGCACATGTGTTGAATTCCTCTCTTACCAAAACAGAAATTGCACAAGTAAAAAAAGATATTAGTTCTGGTTTAACCAAACTTTTATATGTTGCTCCCGAATCTTTAACAAAAGAAGAATATGTTGCTTTTTTACAAAGTGTGCCTATTTCTTTTGTTGCGATTGATGAAGCGCACTGTATTTCAGAATGGGGACATGATTTTAGGCCTGAGTACAGAAATCTTAGAACCATTATTAAGCAATTAGGAAAAGTACCTATTATTGGACTTACTGCAACTGCAACCCCAAAAGTTCAGGAAGATATTCTTAAAAATCTGGATATGTCTGATGCAAACACTTTTAAAGCATCATTTAACAGACCTAATTTATATTACGAAGTACGTACAAAAACAAAAAGTATAGAATCGGATATTATTCGGTTTATAAAACAACATAAAGGTAAATCTGGAATCATTTACTGTTTAAGCCGTAAAAAGGTAGAATCGATTGCCGAAGTGCTACAGGTAAACGGAATCAGCGCTGTTCCTTATCACGCAGGTTTAGATGCTAAAACCCGTGCAAAACATCAAGACATGTTTTTGATGGAAGATGTAGATGTGGTGGTAGCAACAATCGCCTTCGGAATGGGAATTGATAAACCAGACGTTCGTTTTGTAATTCACCACGATATTCCAAAATCATTAGAAAGTTACTATCAGGAAACGGGTCGTGCCGGTCGTGATGGAGGAGAAGGACACTGTTTGGCTTATTACTCCTATAAAGATGTAGAAAAGCTTGAGAAGTTCATGTCGGGAAAACCAGTTGCCGAACAGGAAATTGGTTTTGCTCTTTTGCAGGAAGTGGTGGCTTACGCCGAAACTTCGATGTCACGCCGAAAATTCCTTCTGCATTATTTTGGAGAAGAATTTGACAGCGAAACCGGAGAAGGTGCAGATATGGATGACAACGTTCGTAATCCGAAAAATAAAATTGAAGCCAAAGAACAAGTTGTAAAACTGCTTGAAATTGTTCGTGACACCAAACATATTTATAAGTCAAAAGAAATTGTATTTACATTAATTGGCCGTATAAATGCGGTAATTAAAGCGCATAAAACCGATACACAATCTTATTTTGGTTCAGGGTCAGACCATGACGAAAAATACTGGATGGCTTTGCTTAGACAAGTTTTAGTTACCGGATATTTATCTAAAGACATTGAAACATACGGAGTAATTAAAATTACTCAGGAAGGTTTAGACTTTATTAAAAAACCAGTTTCGTTTATGATGTCTGAAGATCATGAATACACAGAAGCTGATGACGAAACTATTGTAACCGGAGGAAAATCATCTGGTACTGCCGATGAGGTTTTAACCGGAATGCTTCGCGAACTTCGCAAAAAAGTTGCCAAAAAACTTGGAGTTCCTCCATTTGTAGTTTTTCAGGATCCTTCTCTTGAAGATATGGCTTTAAAATATCCAATTACTTTACAGGAATTATATAATATTCATGGTGTAGGTGAAGGAAAAGCTAAAAAATATGGAAGCGAATTCGTTGCCTTAATCAGCCGATATGTTGAAGACAATGATATCATTCGTCCTGATGATTTAGTAGTAAAATCTACCGGAGTAAATTCTGCCAATAAATTATACATTATTCAAAATATAGACAGAAAACTGCCATTGAGTGATATTGCTTCTGCAAAAGGATTAACGATGGATGCTTTAATAAAAGAAATGGAGCAAATCGTTTATTCTGGTACCAAATTAAATATCAAATACTGGCTTGATGATATTTTAGATGATGACCAGCAGGAAGAAATTCACGACTACTTCATGGAATCAGAATCTGATAAAATAGAAGATGCCTTAAAAGAATTTGATGGTGACTACGATATTGATGAATTGCGTTTAATGCGTATTAAGTTCATCAGCGAAGTCGCTAATTAA